CAACCAGTGGCTAATAAACTTAGACGACTGTGCTAAAGAGTAGCCAACcaaacatataagaaaaaaatcaaaatccagagagagagagtgatatatatatgtatatatatatagacatatATAACAGAATTATCTAGAAGAAATACATGGTATCTGCAATTATGAGGAGCATGAGAAGCGATTGAATCTGGGTgcaaagtaataataaaaatggaaatttagTTTGGGAAGCATTGAGATACTTACTGTTTTAACCCTTGGGAGAAAATGTAGAGTGATGCAGTTGTGTTTGTCCAAAGCTGGTGGCTGCTTCTGAATTGGAAAGAAGACAAGAAAGTTGAAAGAGGATATAGAAAAAAGAGGGCCGGAGAAGGAGGAGTAACTACTCATTAAATATAACACCAATAGCATaggaaataatgaaaaaaagtaaagatgGATATAAATGAaacttggaagaagaagaagaatataatttattcaCCATTTTACAGCTGTACAACTTTCTGCTCTTTATCAGCAAGCGAAAATGCCTAACTAAGCAGCTGCAGAAGCATCAGTGTTGTGAACCGCATCAACCCAACAAGGCTAACAGAAACACTGGAGGATAGAAGAAAGCAACAAGCTTTTCTGTGTATCATTAAATGCAGTGAACGGAAAGAGAGAGAGTACATGTAACAGTATATACCAATGCAATAAAAAAAGGGGACAGGAACcgtattatataaatataataatattatatgtgtTGCATTATACACAATTGAAGTTCTAGCTAATGGAGATCTCATATTCCGTCTCTTGCTCTTGAAACGATTTTTTCATTTCCTTCGAGACCGGAATCCCAGCTAATTAACCCTTCGTGTGCAGTTCAAGACTTACCAAGAAGTTCAAACGCTAACTTATACGTGCTAATATATTACTGCTTACTGATTAGGAGTAGGAGTAGGAGAagtagaaggagaagaagaatatAAAGAAAGTTTGGGAGCTCTTTCCTTTGTAGCTAGCTGGCGagagaaagtaaagaaaaaaaaaaaaaaacaatgctGCAAAAGAGAGGGTAGCTAGCCCAACTAACTCCGAAACTGCATCTTCTCCATTCATTATTGGTGGGTCGATGGAtatgttgaatttattttgatgacTACTACTGATGATACTGCAAGGAAGGATCCAAATCAAACAGCAGAGAAGTCCCGGTTCCGCCTTTGTGATCACCGAACCTTGCTGAAGAAGAAATGGGGTCTTCATGGGGCATCCTCAACCGTTGCTGTAGTGACGAAGAAGAAGGAAGTGAATTGCCCACTGTGACATGCGCTGCCGAACCCAAAGACAAGCCTTTCGAATCTTCCCCCGAAGAGGCACACTCCATGttcaccccaaatagcctcagTCGTTTTCCACTACTTGTGGTAGAACTACCTCCGCCACTCGACATGCCACCGTGCCCATGCCGATGGTTATGATGACCCACGTTCACCGGCACCGAGTCGATGATCATGGGCACAATGCTATTCCCTCTGCCTGCCAAGTTTTGATCAGCACCACCACCCATTGGCATGGAGGACCTGAGGTAATAGAGTGAGCCGGTCCCAGATCCCGAATTATGCTCGCCATAGTTGTTGTGATGATGGGCGGCGGCAGCGGCGGCGGCGGAAGTGGCAGCACCGTGAGCATGAGCATGACCAAGGTACTGGTGTTGGTGCTGGAAAGTGAAGAGGTTGTTGTAATTGAGATGGTGAAAGTGATGATCGTGGTGGTAGCGGGGTGGAACGATGGGGGAGGTGGCGGGAAGGGAGTACCATCTGATAGAGGGAAGAAACAAAGGGGAGGCGGAGGGATCAGAGGGAGGATGGCCATGATCAGTCCTTCTCCTCCAATCTATGTACAACCTATGTCTATACATATCTCCAAGGCCACGCTGGAAGGAAACAATGTCACCTGCATCCAGCTTCTTCTCCTTCACGAAACGGCTCCACCCTTTTGTCATCACATAGCTCTGGCTGCTGTTCCAATACGAATATCTGAACCGCCACACCTTCCCATTCCGGTCTTCGAAATTCAGGAGCAGACCCTTCTCGTTCGACGACGAATCAAGGGGGAAGTACTTCTCCGCGTGCTGCTTCGGTATCACCAGCCTGTTCAGCTTCCCCACATCGCTCGGTGTCACCACTTTGTCAAACATGTGCTCTTTCTCCACTACTTCCTTGGCGTTTGAACAAGTTCCGTGACcgtcatgatgatgatgatgttcatgctgctgctgctgctgctggtgatgatggtgatgatgatgatgatgaaccggtcctcctcctcctccgccTTGCAAATTGCCGTCCCCTTCCTCTTCCTTGCTGCTCCCCAGTGACAACTCCATGAGGTCTAGCTTCTTTCCAAAATTGGATGCGGCATCTTGGTGGTGTAACCCTAATTCATGGGGAGTGGGTGAAGTGTTAGTGGCGTAGAGAGATTAAAGATGGTACCCCAACCGTGAATTTTGAAGGTGTGGGGGAATATTTATTAGATGAAGAATTGAAGTAGATGAGGATGATTAATTAAAGAGAGgagttaataattaatttgtggTGGATCgatgaagaaattaaaaggggTAAGAAAATAGAGCTAGCTTACTGCTGCTTTCTGCTTCTCTTGTGATACCAATAATCTCTGTcacttcctcttcctcctcttcctcccTGCTATCAGAATAAGTGCCTTTAACTTGTTGTATCAAGTCCATGGAGTTATGGCTGACCTACCTTGAATTCTGTCAATAATAACCTCTGGATCTCAGCAAAAACAATGGAAAAAGatacaaacaataataataataataataataaaatgaaatcattaGAATAAAGCGATCGAAGAAAGGAAGAGGGCAGGaaagtaaatagaaaaaaacaaaaacagaaatttGAGAAGAAACGGAAAAGTCTGAGGAATTAAAAAGACTTAATGAGAATAAATTGAAGGTTGGCATGAGATAGCTCTAGCATGGGGAAGAAGATGTTTTACCCAGATTGCCGAGGCtctaataagaaaaacaaaagcagACTCTCagtacaaaaaaattaaaaccgtCGGTGCCTTCATATTTGACCAGAACACTCCAAATCCAAACCCTAAAGAAAGACAAGCCATGGAATGGAGAATTGAAAAAGGGGTCGTGTTATTGTTATATACTGCTGCTGACCTATAAAGCATAATATGAGAAGTTAGAtcgagagagagaaagagaaagagagagagagagagaagtcGTGTGGATTTTAGCTATAAGTATAGTTACCTCACAGGAAGGTTCTTTACAAGTAGgaaaagaagcaaaaaaaattTGTTGCAACCCAGTTTTATTCgtgggagagagagagaaaggtaGATAGAGAAGATTACTACACTTACGTGGGGGCCATGAATAATGTGCCTATTGTGGTCATGTGAGCAACTTGTCGTTTTCATCATATTTGGTATAATCTGTACAGTACATATGCTTCTGGGTTGAGACCAAATCCAGAACCAATGACCTTAACTTAACTCTGTTAAATTTTGCTTTCACCctcattttctttctaaatcATACAAACCAACGCAATCATATCTCTTAATTTATCTCATGGCAGCTCATCCACTGGTACGGGCTAAACTACGTGGCTCTACCTAGTTGTAGCAGAGAAAATGGCAATGGCATAATGGCATTATGGAGAGAGATGATAGACTAGTGtacacttatttttatttttatttttttgactttTAGTGTGTCATTGATTGAGTCTCTTGTGGATGGTCCCCTGCTCAAaggtaagaaaaggaaaagcaaaTGCCTAAACTATGAGAAAATGAAATCAGACCACCCTGCCCTCCACTGCATCCTCCTCTCTCCTCccactctttctctttctctctcaataatatatatatatatatatatatatatatatatatatatattcattatctTCTTCTCTTCCCTTCAACTCATTTCTGTCCTTATAAACattcaatattaatttagttcttaCATGGAAACTATACATCTTTCTCTTCCAAGCCAACTACAACTACTCCTTCCTAACTTCAACACCCTCTACTTCATATATAACTCAAACCTCCAAGGACCCTTTTGCCCTACCTGtctatttttacaataattaacaCCTTTTTTATATGCATGTCTCTTGAGTTTGTATGCATATACGGCACATtgtatatctatatattttattcctGTGTTGAAACTTCAATCATTGGTTAATGTATGCAAATTgttttttatgcattttcattttctgtaaCTCTTCATGGTCTCACTCTTCGAGACTGATACCTTGAAACGTGAAGAGATATTATAACCCTTCTGGGTAAATGGTTAACCGTTAGTAGTGTATATAAGGTCGTTGcctcatgcatattaattactttgttttaacaaagttaattattaaaactCAACAGTAAATTAGACAACTCCTATGCAATTTCCTATAAAGATACATAGTTTACTTAAGGAGATTACTTATATGAACAGAAGAAATCATTAAACTTTAAGTATAATAGATTACTTATGAGATTTATGAAcacatattaaaattttatgcagAGTGCTTTAATTCCTGTGTACAAACTACATACATACGATTTATTCAACAGAGattgttttaatacatttattaagATGGAGTTCTTTTTGTTATGTTAGGCTAAAGTTTGTAAAGTTGCTTGGCCATTTTAGGTTTCATTTTTTAATGGAATAGTGACATgggtttcttttaattttttttcttttaagtcctTTTTGCCACAATAAATAACTACAACTTTGTCAAGTAAAATAGAACACATAaagataaatgaataaaaatggtaccatatatttatttaaaatttatttattgtggctattttatttaattattcatggtttttatttatttatttattatgatacgTTTAGTTCTCTTAGAGGATTAATGGTTTGTAAAgcataaataaacacaaaaggGTTGAACCACATGTGATTTAGAAAAGGATTTCACAAGTCTTTCTTAGAACATATTTGATTAACAACCAAATTAATGTTTCGTCTCTgcttaaaacaatttttcttaaagaaactttaagttttcaacaaaaacagaagaaatcattccttttaaaataatgaatgtgTGTATATCGGTATAAATTAATGCGAAACCAATTATAAAAGTAGTGATTGAAcatgatatttaattttggaATTTACAAAGGAATCTAGTTTGCCAATCAGCACTCTGATTTATGAAtatttcaaaaccaaaaaaaaaacaaaattatccataaattattataaatatcaatacAATATCTAAGATAATTCTTATAagcataaaaaagaatattgttattaaaatcaataaattttttcatatattaaccATTATTATCAAATGATAGTAATATGTATGTGATGGATATAACTAATAACAGGAAACAGTTAAGGTTATAATAACTTGTTCCAAAgggtaaaataaatataaaaaaaggactTAGGTTTTAAAGTTCGTttttgatgaaaacaaaaacacagtTTTACTCTTTATGAGgaaaaaatcatgtaaaaatagtttttggATATGGAGATGATGAGGTGATCGGAATGACGTGAAGAAGTTGAAGATCAATCAAAAGAATTGACATCCTGTAGATTAATCCTTCACTAAATGttttaataacacatttaaACTTCAAACATTGCCTAAGTTTCCCTACCAATGCTTACAATTGACTTCcccaacaaaagaacaaaagaacTAGGTTTTAAA
This DNA window, taken from Vigna radiata var. radiata cultivar VC1973A chromosome 5, Vradiata_ver6, whole genome shotgun sequence, encodes the following:
- the LOC106760156 gene encoding B3 domain-containing transcription factor NGA1, with amino-acid sequence MDLIQQVKGTYSDSREEEEEEEVTEIIGITREAESSRLHHQDAASNFGKKLDLMELSLGSSKEEEGDGNLQGGGGGGPVHHHHHHHHHQQQQQQHEHHHHHDGHGTCSNAKEVVEKEHMFDKVVTPSDVGKLNRLVIPKQHAEKYFPLDSSSNEKGLLLNFEDRNGKVWRFRYSYWNSSQSYVMTKGWSRFVKEKKLDAGDIVSFQRGLGDMYRHRLYIDWRRRTDHGHPPSDPSASPLFLPSIRWYSLPATSPIVPPRYHHDHHFHHLNYNNLFTFQHQHQYLGHAHAHGAATSAAAAAAAHHHNNYGEHNSGSGTGSLYYLRSSMPMGGGADQNLAGRGNSIVPMIIDSVPVNVGHHNHRHGHGGMSSGGGSSTTSSGKRLRLFGVNMECASSGEDSKGLSLGSAAHVTVGNSLPSSSSLQQRLRMPHEDPISSSARFGDHKGGTGTSLLFDLDPSLQYHQ